A window of the Ammoniphilus oxalaticus genome harbors these coding sequences:
- a CDS encoding potassium channel family protein → MDKKVFIYNLASLFILYLNIVLSFSLLYLFLDYFQLGPIVDHYASETHQNQGFDRLSRSIYFSAITLMSVGYGDVTPLGWSKGVAIIEALLGFILPPALVVKYILFPSNSLEKLMLKSSTKENDGS, encoded by the coding sequence TTGGACAAGAAAGTTTTTATTTATAACCTAGCTTCCTTATTTATACTTTATCTGAATATTGTCCTCAGTTTCTCACTTCTCTATCTGTTTTTAGACTACTTCCAACTCGGACCGATCGTCGACCATTACGCGAGCGAAACCCATCAAAACCAAGGTTTTGATCGCTTATCTCGCTCCATTTATTTCAGCGCGATTACGCTGATGTCCGTCGGTTACGGAGATGTTACTCCTTTAGGATGGTCAAAAGGAGTCGCAATTATTGAAGCGCTGCTCGGCTTCATTCTCCCGCCCGCGCTCGTCGTTAAATATATTCTATTTCCATCAAATTCACTCGAAAAATTAATGCTTAAATCATCTACAAAGGAAAATGATGGTTCCTAG
- a CDS encoding heavy metal translocating P-type ATPase, with the protein MSANVKEKVQERDRRQEEGIDVAAWFKQHGESVAVIGSGALTLMAWLLSGQSQLSVGLFLLAYIIGGYAKMKEGIITLVKERDLDVNLLMLLAAIGAASIGYWLEGAVLIFIFAVSGVLENYTLAKSYREIASLMDMKPEMAVRLIDGQEHAVKIEELQVKDLVIVKPGERIPADGIVKDGVSFVDQAMITGESVPVEKATGEEVFAGTLNGQGSLIIEVTSSSESTLFSKIIRMVQEAQSEKPASQQFMERFESTYAKSVLGITVVLIMIPPFVFGWSWTEALYRAMVFLVVASPCALVASVMPVILSAISSSARKGVLFKGGAHLEILAEIKAIAVDKTGTLTLGRPQVTDIHAYQGYERNDILRIAGAIEMMSEHPISLALIEKAKEEGIELIRPNQMQSFPGRGVAAEYEGLNWKVGNADFVGSELFDEQTRERINELEKQGKTVIYLTNHEGLAGLFAIKDTIRLEAKETIAQLKNLGIAVVMLTGDREGTARAIADEAGIDEVYAEMLPADKVEKVKEMRQKYGQVAMLGDGVNDAPALATASVGIAMGITGSDVSLETADLVLVHDDLVRLPGAIRTSQKARRVIKQNIVFSLTVIFLLILSNFFQFLTLPLGVIGHEGSTILVILNGLRLLKS; encoded by the coding sequence ATGAGCGCAAACGTAAAAGAAAAGGTTCAGGAGCGTGATCGGCGTCAAGAAGAAGGGATTGACGTCGCGGCTTGGTTTAAACAACATGGCGAGAGTGTCGCCGTGATTGGCAGCGGGGCGCTTACACTGATGGCTTGGTTGTTGTCGGGTCAATCGCAGCTGTCGGTTGGACTATTCTTGTTGGCTTATATTATCGGTGGATATGCCAAAATGAAGGAAGGTATTATAACGCTCGTTAAAGAGCGCGATTTAGATGTTAATCTATTGATGTTGCTCGCGGCAATCGGGGCGGCAAGCATCGGTTATTGGTTAGAAGGGGCCGTTCTGATTTTTATTTTTGCGGTGAGCGGTGTCCTAGAAAACTATACGTTGGCGAAAAGTTATCGTGAGATCGCTTCTTTGATGGATATGAAGCCAGAGATGGCTGTCCGTCTTATTGACGGTCAGGAACACGCGGTAAAAATAGAGGAATTACAAGTCAAAGATCTCGTCATCGTCAAACCAGGTGAACGGATTCCAGCAGATGGGATCGTGAAGGATGGGGTGTCGTTCGTTGATCAAGCAATGATTACGGGTGAGTCTGTTCCTGTTGAAAAAGCAACAGGCGAGGAAGTTTTTGCCGGTACATTGAATGGGCAAGGCTCGCTCATAATTGAGGTAACAAGTTCAAGTGAGTCAACCTTATTTTCCAAAATTATTCGGATGGTGCAAGAAGCGCAAAGTGAAAAACCAGCTTCACAACAGTTTATGGAAAGATTCGAATCGACTTATGCAAAAAGTGTGCTTGGGATTACCGTTGTTTTAATCATGATTCCACCATTTGTATTTGGCTGGAGTTGGACCGAGGCCCTTTATCGAGCAATGGTCTTTCTCGTTGTCGCTTCGCCTTGCGCCCTCGTTGCTTCCGTTATGCCTGTTATTCTTTCGGCAATCTCTAGTTCAGCAAGGAAAGGGGTTTTATTCAAAGGTGGAGCCCATCTGGAGATTCTAGCGGAGATTAAAGCAATTGCGGTAGATAAAACGGGTACGTTGACCCTCGGTCGTCCTCAAGTGACGGATATTCATGCGTATCAAGGTTATGAGCGGAACGATATTTTACGAATTGCCGGAGCGATCGAAATGATGTCGGAACATCCAATTAGTCTGGCGCTTATTGAGAAGGCGAAGGAAGAAGGGATTGAGCTGATTCGTCCTAATCAAATGCAATCTTTTCCCGGGCGAGGGGTCGCCGCGGAATATGAAGGATTGAACTGGAAAGTTGGGAATGCTGACTTTGTTGGATCCGAGTTGTTTGATGAACAGACGCGCGAACGAATTAACGAGTTGGAAAAACAGGGTAAAACAGTCATCTATCTTACAAATCATGAGGGATTAGCGGGTCTGTTTGCGATAAAAGATACGATTCGGTTGGAAGCAAAGGAAACGATCGCCCAATTGAAAAACCTGGGGATTGCGGTTGTGATGTTAACAGGGGATCGTGAAGGAACGGCTCGCGCGATTGCCGATGAAGCGGGCATTGATGAAGTATACGCTGAAATGCTTCCCGCAGATAAGGTGGAAAAAGTGAAGGAGATGAGACAGAAATACGGTCAGGTTGCGATGCTTGGCGACGGGGTAAACGATGCCCCCGCGCTTGCGACCGCGTCGGTTGGGATCGCGATGGGGATTACAGGCAGTGACGTCTCCTTGGAAACGGCCGATCTGGTGCTTGTGCATGATGATTTAGTAAGATTACCAGGGGCGATTCGAACAAGCCAAAAAGCGCGCAGAGTCATCAAGCAAAACATCGTTTTTTCACTCACAGTGATTTTTCTGCTGATCTTATCTAACTTTTTCCAATTTCTAACGTTACCGCTTGGGGTAATCGGACATGAGGGCAGTACGATTCTTGTCATTTTGAATGGCTTGCGGTTGTTGAAAAGTTAA
- a CDS encoding conserved virulence factor C family protein, which produces MNILSVEPTPSPNVMKLNVDEQLPEGVSRNFTTEKKENAPEAIQKLLQIKGVQGVFQVLDFISIERHPRADWRDILAEVGAIFGSSLTTADPTQSAADTFGEIQVSIQMFKGIPSQVKLVSGAEETRFGLAERFSKAVMKLRSTGENYILERTWEEQGPRYGTFKEIGEEVVQELEAAYDDERIKSLLAQALGEKPETPAETLSPSEMESLLQHPDWEKRFAALEKIDPTVEDIPLLADALNDSKTSIRRLATVYLGMIEKPEALPHLYKALRDSSAAVRRTAGDALSDIGDPAAIPAMIESLSDSNKLVRWRAARFLFEVGDESALEDLKAAQHDPEFEVSLQARLAMERIERGEAASGTIWQQMSRKMQEDQNDSDDRP; this is translated from the coding sequence ATGAACATTCTCTCCGTTGAACCAACCCCTAGTCCCAATGTGATGAAATTAAATGTGGATGAACAATTGCCGGAAGGGGTCTCGAGAAACTTTACAACAGAAAAAAAGGAAAACGCTCCTGAAGCAATCCAAAAATTGCTCCAAATCAAAGGAGTCCAGGGCGTATTCCAAGTACTAGACTTCATTTCAATAGAACGCCATCCCCGCGCGGATTGGCGCGATATTCTGGCCGAAGTCGGCGCAATTTTTGGCTCCAGCTTAACTACTGCCGACCCAACTCAATCGGCGGCCGATACATTCGGGGAAATTCAAGTATCAATCCAAATGTTTAAAGGCATTCCATCGCAAGTAAAACTCGTTTCCGGCGCAGAAGAAACGAGATTCGGACTTGCTGAACGATTTAGCAAAGCCGTCATGAAACTAAGATCAACCGGGGAAAACTACATTTTGGAACGAACCTGGGAAGAGCAAGGCCCACGCTACGGGACGTTTAAAGAAATTGGCGAAGAGGTCGTCCAAGAACTCGAAGCCGCTTATGATGACGAACGGATCAAAAGCCTCTTGGCGCAAGCGTTGGGCGAAAAGCCTGAAACACCCGCTGAAACATTATCTCCAAGCGAAATGGAGAGTCTCTTGCAACATCCCGACTGGGAAAAACGATTTGCCGCCTTGGAAAAGATCGACCCAACGGTCGAAGACATCCCTCTGCTAGCCGACGCTTTGAACGATTCAAAAACATCGATTCGCAGGCTTGCCACAGTCTATTTAGGAATGATCGAAAAGCCGGAAGCATTGCCGCACCTCTACAAGGCGCTGCGGGATTCATCAGCAGCCGTCAGACGGACGGCGGGAGACGCCTTGTCTGATATTGGAGATCCCGCGGCCATTCCCGCAATGATCGAGAGTTTATCCGATTCAAACAAGCTTGTTCGCTGGAGAGCCGCTCGCTTTCTGTTTGAAGTTGGCGACGAATCTGCGCTTGAAGATTTAAAGGCAGCCCAACATGATCCTGAATTCGAAGTAAGTTTACAAGCAAGACTCGCCATGGAAAGAATCGAACGCGGCGAAGCTGCAAGTGGAACGATTTGGCAACAGATGAGCAGAAAAATGCAAGAAGATCAAAATGATTCCGACGATAGACCATAA